The Lolium rigidum isolate FL_2022 chromosome 1, APGP_CSIRO_Lrig_0.1, whole genome shotgun sequence region CTTTATCGTCCCATCTGGGCTCACCGTACATACCGTAAGCCCCTAACTATTCTCTAAGACCCTTACAACCGTGACGTAAACATAGTTATCACACTTTAACCTTGGATCAAAACCTGTCTCCTTTTATCCACAGTAACAATATCCCTGTACTTGCATGGGAGAAAGATAGAGAGGAgggaccatcaccaccatctccttaTGGTAAAGGGATATAAGAAGATAATCTCTCTCGTCTCGTCACGAGGATCAAGGTATCAGCTACGCTCAAACAGAACCAACAATGTACACATGAAGATAAATTTAAGAAATAAAATAACATAGCGTGGAAAGAGTCAACTCAACATATTGCTTATCTATAATATccataaagttcatccccactatgtgcatttaatgtttgcaagatgCTCTCACATTAAGCCACATCACCTGAAATTACATGAGCCGTTTGATCAAATATAGACGCACTTGATTTTGTACGTTAGCACGTCTATCTGTCTAAGCCCAACTTTCATTAGCATGAGGCGCGCAGCTCATCATTGAGAGGAACCAAACGACATACTGAACTCTTTCTCTCCCACACTATCACCGCACAATCCACTTCCATTTATTTTTCTATGTTAGATGACTCCAAACGTATTCTCTTCAAATTCTAATTAACTGGGAGCTGTAAGGTTGCCGGTGCATTACATATTCTTCATTCCGTGTGAACTTTCATCTCCACTAGCACCTCAGCACAGCGCCTTGCTCTCAAGCGCCTGGTCGCCTTTCATCTCCACCAGGCAATACTATGCATCTCCGCTCAGCGCCTGGTCGCCGGCCGCTGCCAGGTCCCTGCTCGTCGCCGCCAAACTCTTTGTAGCCCAGCGCCTGGTTGCGGTTGCCGCCTGGCTCCCCGCTCGGCGCTGCCGCGCTCTTCGCCGCCTTGGCCGTGGGCTGTCGTCTGGTACTCGCTggtcgccgccgcgtcgtaagtggTCCTGCTATGCGACTGTAGGAATGCCAACGGCGCGTGACCAGCCGATGGTCGTGCAACGGGCGCTGGCTAGGCTGTCGTCTGCTTCCTGTTTTTTCTACGAAACTTGCCTGATTCAGATGTAGTAAAAACTGACATCGCATGTCTTTAGAGAACAGGGCAGCCTAGCGGAAGAGCAACCGTATACAGACTGCAAACGTCCGGGACATCACGGACCATCGGAGGACATAGCGGTCATGGCGCCGACGTCAATGGACCATCAGCTACTTCGCCGGAAATGGTCAGTACCAGCGCTAAATGTCACTCAAACGTAATAATGGCTAGCTGCAATCAGATCCCCCTCGACCAAGTCTGCCAAATGCACGGCCTGCCTCTTCTTCACCATAGTTTCCACACGGCTATTTTTATCAATCATGTTCATGATTCATTCAAGGACATCATTCAATATGTATGCGGACCTTATCGTGTTGTTAATTTTTATTGCAGAACCAGGAAGATCTCTGCACGTCTGCACCAACTGTATAGGATGGTGGTGTGCGCGGCAGTTGGTTAACCCCTATCATgcaatgatgacattggtaagaaaatctcagtttttTTGGTCTATAACGATGCACACTTCTTCATCTTTTTCTGTAAGGTATGTATGACTGAGATACCTACATATACAACACTATACACCGATGCCTTATTATTGATTTTTAGTTGTTTACACATATTGATTGATTTGGAGGGCAAGAGACTTTGAATCATTGCAGGTAAAACTGTGTATACAATCAATTACAGTACCCCGACGGTCAAGTAATTTATCATGGATAATAACTGATCCTGTTAGAATCTCACTATAATCATTGGGTATGATGGTAATGCAAATAAAAATTGGTTCAACATACTCTTCATGCTGCATAGATGAAAATCTTCTATAATGCCCGCTGCAACGCGTGGGGAATCCACTAGTTTTCTAGAAGAGGTCAACTTTATTGATACccgaacaacaacaaaaacaacaacactACAACACGCCGAAGACAATATATTTGTAAATCAATCGTCTCGTGTCATTTATCTTTTCTTCGAGAAAATTATCATCTCTTGCTTTAGAAATAAATAAATCATTATTTATATATTGTAGGCTAACTGCTTGAAGCTGATGGGCGTGGTAAGCTGGTCCGGGCCATTGAACACTCCATCGGCCCCTAGCTCTGCAGCCCGCTGGGTGGAGTGGACTGAGTCCCAAAAAAAGTACGTGTCTCGGTTGCCGCACAACGTGGCATTCTTGATGCATGGGCCCTCTGCGCCTAGCCTTCCGCTCCCGCAGCACGCACTGTCCGAGCTCATGAACCCTTCAAAAGAATCATGGTCTGGTCAACCCACATTTTACCCGAAACTCAAAACAGAAATACGTGATCATGTATAAAGTTTAAACATTTGGAGGAATCACCAAATTTCGCTTAAAACCTCAATCCACTTCTAGTATGTGACATATCGTACCGACTGACTGCGGGTTGGAGAAGATGGCCTGTGAGGCGGCAAAGGAGTCGGCAAGGGAGTAGGCGAAACCGGGGAGCTTTGGCGCGAGGGTGGTGAGCGCCGACTTCACGGCGGCGGCCAAACCAGCAGCATAGAGGTTCAGGGCGTCGTTGCACGCCCCTGTCACATTCAGTATACGCACCCGCGGCACGCACCCCACTGGGCCCACGTTGATGATCCCAAACTTCCTCGCCCCCAACCCATACAGATCCTACACATATATTAAGAAGGATTAGAATTGTAAATTTTCTTGATTTGTTTCAAATGAATTAGCAATATTAGAATGTTTGTTAGTTACATACAGTGATGGCAGTAGAGTAGTTGGAGACGAGGGTGGCATAGAGCGCGGCGACTTCAGCTGGGGACTTTGGGTTGGTTTGGAATAGATCGTTGCTGCCAATGCCAAGGAGGAAGAAAGACTTGGCTAGGAGCATGGAGACCTTGCGGGTTCCCCAAGCAGCCTCCATCTCCGCCTTGGTTGACGCAAAGTAGAGCACCTGCTTTGACAGCGGAATGTTGTTCCCCGCATTCTGCAGCAAGGCACATGGGTTAATTactagtgttagagatatattaggtAGTATTAGATGTCACGGGATTTGTATAAGATTTGTCATTCATCTCCTGccttatctctaggagagcttctTAGAGCATCCCTAGTGGTTCCTCTAAAGGGCCATCCAAAGCCATTTAGATGGTCGTGAGGCAAAAAAAGATTTCCAGTGGTCTCTCTATCCCGTCCTCTAAATTTAGAGGAGCTCCCATATCCTCGCTCCATCCTCCAAATATAGAGGACGAAGCCACGGCCATCTAAACCAAATTGCTGCCCCGCGCTTTCCTTCCCGCGCGCATCTGGAGACCAAAGAAGGCGGGAGCGTCTCCCGCgaggtcgccgtcgccgtcgcgggGGCTCTGGGCGGCAGTCGAAATCGAAGGCGGCGGCCGAAATCGAGGAAGGGCGGTGGCGCTGGGCGGGGCCGGTAATGGCGCTGGCCGCGGCGCTGGGCGGCGGTCGAAATCGAAGGCGGTGGCCGAAATCGAGGGAGGGCGGTGGCGCTGGGCGGCGGCCGAAATCGGACCCCGACGCTGGGCGTCGGCgctgggcggcggcgctggccgcgGCGCTGGACCCCGACGCGGACTGGACAATCTTCTCTGCTAGTTTTTGTACTGTGCTCCTAGTTTCTGTAGTACACTGAAATATGATTGAATTGCTGTTACTGAAATATGAATTGCATTGCCTATACTGAAATGTGATTGAATTGCTGTTGTTTGAAATATTACTAAACTATATGAGAGAGAATTTAGATGTCCTAGATATAGAGGAACCACTGAAAAACTGAGATCATCTAAAAAGGAATCTTTATAGATAGTCATCTATATGGAGATATAGAGGATCTCATTTAGAGGaaccactagagatgctcttagcctccaagtcttgtaccctatatatactcgcccatgaggcgcaatacatcatccatcatatttcgcatatctctctccctctctatccttctacatggtatcagagcggcacgctccttgacctagccgccgcaagtttccgcgccgcgccgcccccggggaggtcgatctccatgatctactccgggggccgcgcaacccgtatgagggttcgtccgccgatccgttgatccgctgccctcgagtcttttttttttccaatccgtagattggttttctttttgcgtcgccggtcgctcgaccgacgttttcttttttggtttaccgatcatagatcggattgagtcgcccatcgccgtcgtccacttacgcctctactccgacaacggcatcgacatgcaccggccatcaaccgcatGGCACAGCCGGACGTgccgcacacggggcgcccctacgtgcgacgcagcaggctgtttcgcctgcacggtctccatcgccggttcgtcttcgccgtcatcgccaaggacatcaccgacaacgtcgccaacgactccgatctgcggcgcgtcgtccacgccatggcacgtGTAGTGCCAccatcggtctgatcaaccgaccccgcacacgtctacgccaagcacgtccccgagcacgcgcctaccaccgatcgagcatcgggttgccgctgcgtcgccccttcgggccgcagcgccgccgcctttggtccacgctaccggcctccgatgcgccttccgaggcgtgtacgtcgctggtggtctcccgccgctgcaccgactcgcgccctgcagctacgccagcccctcgggccgtggcgtcgccgcacgaggtcaccttcgccgtcccccgcgcatcgacgtccgaggccaccacagcgtcgccccttcggcgcggctcgcctccgtccgcgcatggtcttcgtcatgccgctgggtcttcctcgcctacttcgtgtaccgccgccgcgcccccaccccaggtcgccgctgggctcgccaaccacttcaggtcgcgctgggctcACCGATCACCGCAatgcccgtctaggcgtccagcatgaccacccctggtcaccgctggattagccgccttctacgtctccaaCCGTCTCGACTTCATCGCCCGTGCCATCGCCTCGTCCCCGTCTACACCACCTGCTACTCTACTCTGAGAACCACGGGCAGCGTCGGCATCTCCGTCGATCTGCGACCGcgacgcttccggaggcctcctctGCTAGTCCCTCTGACACGGCGATAAGTTCATGATGGTCCCTGCccctcgcatgcccggtactggcaacaccggaagtgccttcgtccccgacacgttcccgagtctggcaaactcgcgccggacgtctcgtcttcatcggcttcgacaacgtcttcttcggcatcgcctctacgactgcctcgaccgcgtcaccgacttcttctatgtgtactcggttctggcaaaaccgaagtatgccttcgtccccgacgtgcgcctggttctggcaaaactagggcagcacctcgtcctcgacggctcggactgcatcgacaacctccacgactgcctcgacgcgtctccgtcactctccttgcgcactacgcgcttgcggctacatcgacaccggcacccgcccacgacatcgaccatggcaatccctcgcgcggctccctcgaccaaggttgcagcacccacgctctcggctacctcgacatcggcacaaagggctaccacctcgcctgcgcctcaccagcttcttctccagtctgaccgtccgcgacgctactcttgttcacgtcgctaccgctacgattgcgggggggtgttagagatatattaggtagtattagatgtcacgggatttgtataggatttgtcattcatctcctgccttatctctaggagaacttcttagcctccaagtcttgtaccctatatatactcgcctatGAGACGCAATACAGCATCCATCATATttcgcatatctctctccctctctatccttctacaactAGACTGCAATTACAACAACTTCGGCTAACTAGACATTGTCGAGTTAGAACTGTGTCGATTTTTTTTTCTATGGAGCTATGGGCGGACTTAACCTGTTAAGTGCGATCCGGCCAAAGTTCCACTTCTAGTTTATTTTATCACTTCTAGCTAGTTTAAAATTTGTGACTATGAGCGATTTGTGACTTTTGTaataagtactatgtgattttgaGACTTCATAAGAATAaatgccgtgtgcatcatcatgatgcagaggcTACGGTGTTTTCCCTTTTCTAAAAAAAGCTAGTTTAAAATTTGGATCAAATATTACACTAGAAATCATAAAATAAACTATTAGGGTTTTGACGAGATTTTCCTTGCATCTCTATTCTCCAGGTGGACTTGGGTTGGATAGCGTCAGAGGTGACTGAGACACAGGCGAGCACATGAGTGTAACCATGTATCACCATAAATTCAGAAGCCGCGCGTAACAGTGACTGTTAACTCCGGACTGACGTAGATCATGTACAGGAGCGATTTTACTTCGACAAGCAGGCTAACATGTAGAGATCTAAGCCAAGGGAACGGAAGTTTAGTCATGCCCAAAAATACAGCAACCGACTTGACGATGAACCTGCAGTGAAAAAATACCGGTGCCTCCATTTCGTTGTGTGTGCACATGTGTTGGCATCGGTACATTGATGCAATATGGCGATCGTGTCGATGCGATTAGCTTACACAGAAAATGGAACTATCTAGAAACGTGTTGTGATTTGGAGGGCTTGGTGTTGGCTTGTGATGATTGCCTGATTAACTATAAACATCTTTAGGGAGCTCGCAATGCTCTTTATACCTTTGTTGATATTGCAGGTGATGAGACGTGATGTGAGTAATATATCTCGATGGGGTTGTGATCCCACGTTCCTCCCTCGGACGATGGTTGCGTGCCAAGTTAAAAACAGAGGCCTCTGTAGTTGTGCTCTCTAGCTAGCAGGTCAACGATCAACAAGAGTACGAACAAATCCACCGACAGCGTAAACGGCCTATTACCTGTTAAGACTTCAAAGTTTTCATTACTAAAATCGTTAAACCGTGTGTACATGTGatttttcaaatttagacaaatctaagactgTCTTTTATGGACGGGAGAGGGGGTGTAAATTTTGTGCCTACAATGCAACAGAACTAGTGTTCTAAGTGACATCTGCAGTAACAATTTAGAAGCCCTGTCAGAGCATCAGCACCCAAAACATAACTTATTTATGAACCAAAGGAATTAGTTTTAAGAACACTTTGTTTGCTAGAATCTTATAACAGATGGTCCCAAAAACGCAAACTTTAGTCACACTAGCTTACCGTTGAGTCTAGGATCCCAGCTCCAGCCGAAGCGTAGCTTACGCCTCTTGTCAGAGCGCTAGGGATGAGGTAATTGCGCGATTTGAGCACCAGATAGGCCAAAGGGCTTCTCTCGAACCCCAGATTCTTAGCTGCATCCATGAACGCATGCATGATCCTCATATTGAACATATGATCCATCGATACACATATGAACACATGCATATATGAGACCTACGCACCGATGTAGTCCGCGATGTTGTAGCCGTTGCTGAACCTTCCGGTGGGCTTCGCGCCGctggggaaatcgatgccatagAAAGGCACGTTGGCCCTGGGTACGTCCTCCCCGGGCAGGTAGTTGTTGTTCCCCACGTCCAGCGTCGAGTCCCCCAGCACGAACACCGCCGGCACCACCGGCTGGGCGACGCCTGCACCGGCGGCGAGCGCCACCACGGCAAGGCCGAGAAGCACAAGACCCTTCATGGCCGCCTTCGCTTGTGCACAGCACCGTACGTGTACACACGTGTGTATGCACGCTATAGCTATTTGATCATATAgtggttttttttttgtgtgcgGGCCTGCGGGGGATCATATACTGGTTGTCGTTCCAGTTGATGGCAAGGGGTTGTACTTATAAGGCCGACTTCTTTCATGGATCGACATGATCAACTGTCTAGTGAACTTAGTCTACAAAGACTCTACATACCAATTCCGGGTCTTCTTGTACTCCGTAGAACATATCATCGGAGAAGCAGCCTGTGGAGAAGTTACAGTTGGCCGGTTTGATCACGCATATGCATATGCATGCGGACGTGTGATGCCTCCCTCGGAAAAGTTCCGGCAGACCGATCGAGGAGACGACTAGCTAGTTGTCTTTAGCATATCTTGCGTCCGCATCGACGAGACGACGACGATCCTTCCGTTGCGTGTCTGCTGTGGATATCAATGTCAAGATGTCAACTCTCTTGTCGAGCTAGCTAGCCAGCCAGAGATGGACGACGACCACGTTCTATCTTTTATCTTGCATAATTAACAGATCGTTACATCATCAGAAGGTGATGGCTCAACTAAACGCGCACGCATacacatgcatacatatatatTTGCATATATCCATTTGAACTAGCAGCCTAGCTAGCTCACTCCAACTATTCAAAATGTTCAAATGATGTGGTCAGTGGCTGCAGTCTCCGCCTTTTCAGGCGTATGTGCTCAAGGTAGGATATGAACGTATGGGCTGGACCAATCGATCAGCTTGGCAACATTAGGTCAATAATAATGTACAAATTTTGACAATTTACTACCTGTCCATATATATACACATATATGTCTGCATCATGTATCCTGCTTTCGGCTGCACCATAACCTCATCAGTAGGGGTGGGCAAAAAACGATTTGGTCGGTTTAACAGTTTTGGGTTAGTTCATGTTTAAAACTATGGAGgcccccaaaaccctagcccaaCTACTGCCTCCTCGCGGGaatgagatcaggtgacatgccttAGGCATGTCACGCATGAACAGTGCGGTGACATGCACCCCTTTTCTCACCATCGGATCTAGATTAGATGGCAGGATATCACTGCTACAGGAACCATCTACAGTACATTTGCTACATGACATTTGGTACATGATATTACTACAGTTCATGCACTACAGGACCAGCTACAGTCGCGCGCTACAGTGTTTGATCGTGTGTGTTCATTTTCAATCCTACGGCCTACGGTGCATGTCACCGCACTGTTCATATGTGACATGCCTaaggcatgtcacctgatctcagtCCCTCCTCGCaccccctttggccgccgccgccgccaacaccggcggtggtggtggcgcccttCCGTCAAAGACGGCGGGCAGCAGAAGCACGTCCCAGCGACACTTCTGCGAGCGGAAGAGGCAGCGTTTTGGTGCTCGTGCGCGATGGTGGTGGAGGTCGTCGAGCCGGCATGGCGGAGGCGCTAGGCGATACTGCGAGGCCTGGCGAGGCAGCAGGGGTGTGCGTCGGGGCTTGGCGGCGCGCCACACTGGGCGGCAGCGGTCGGCCCGCTCGGGCTCGATCTGGACCGGGCGAGCTCGATCTAGGCCAATCCTGCCGTCGTCTTCTGCTGTGTGACGCCGGACGTGGTGACGCTCCTGCCTTGTGCTAGTTGGGGGTCTTGGCGGAGCTGGCGGAGATTTGAGGCGGCATGGCTGGACGGTGCGGCTTGCCGGCGGCGACGGGGTCCATCTCCGTGTCGTGGCTCGAGGTTGTCCGGGGGCTGCGCTGCTCGCTCGCCAGATCGGGGCTGTGGTTGGAAGGCCGGCAACGAGCTGGAGCTGCTGGGGTGAAGCTCAAGGCGGTCGCCGGCCCTCAGGTGCTAAGCGCTAGCCCCTCTTGGTAGCGTCCCCGGCTCTGGTTCCGGTTACTTTGGTGGTTTGTGGGGCTGATTGAAGGGCCGCAGAAATCCTAATGATGTCGCAGGATGATGGCGACGCTCGCGGGTATCgtcaccttcttgaaggcgtcgtccaTGCCTCTCGCTCATGCCTCCTCCTGATCAATGGGGGAAACCCTATATCCAGTCTGTTGGTTTAGGCATTGGCGGCGCTACGGTGTCGTAACCTCGTTGGAGGTGTTGTTCGGATTGCTTTGGAACCCCATGTTGTTAATTGGAGCCTATGTTAGTCGCTACTCGGAGTGGGGGTATCTAGGGCGCTGCTGCAAACAGCTCTTTGGCATGTCCTTCCTATGACCCGGTAATGTCCTGCAGTCCACTTGCCAACCTCTAGGCACTTTGTGTGGGCTGTACGTCGACGTGTGCCTTGCTAAGTAAGGATCTTCTTTGAGGTGTTCTTCTCCAGTTGTGACGCGGCCTCGGTGCTATGTGTCCCAACCCACGCCTTCTTGGGCGGTGGTTGGCTAGGCGTGTGTGCTTGTCGCATGTGTTAGGTGTGGTAGGCTGAAAGGCTTCATGTGTAAGGGTTTTGGGTCCGGTTTACCTTATAAACTGGATCGGGTTTTTCTCTTTTACACTTAGTACAATACGCGCAGTTCTCCTgtgcgggttctcgaaaaaaatGTTTAAAACTAGATTCGAATTCTTGATTGAGTTTGTGAAGGGAAATGAACTAAATTCCTTTCAGGCGTTTTCAACGATTAGGACGGTGTCAGCTTTTCCAGACATACTCGTCGGACTATTCAATTTACTATCATTCGAGGCCTCATGCCATCACGCATATGAGGTAGAGTAGTTGTTTGGGCCCTGGTAATGAATTTGTGTTGGAAATGGGTCCTTGGACAAGTCAGGAGGCATCCTTTGTGGTATTAGAGAAGAGACTTTGGAAGTCACCACTTATAATTGTGGCAAATCATATAATTCACTTCAACTTGTGGGATAAAAGGGGTGAAATGGCAAGGTGGGATTTCTTTTAAGCCTTGAAACCCCTTTATCCATTTGAAATTATAGTTTTTTTCACTGTGACTACGGCGGAGCCGAGAGAAGGGAAGAGGAGCTCAAGGAAGATCGTACGAGTTACaccaagaaagaagagaaaggcGGGAGTCAACATGGCGGCACATATTGGCCCATGGTCTAATGTCTTCAATAGATTTTTGCACAACGAGAGAAGAGGATTCAAAATTATAGTTATATCATTGCGGAGAAGAGGTACAAGAAAATCTGGAGGATTATCAAACCAAGTTTGTTCAGCTGGTCCTCTCGCTACCCTTGCCAATTCATGTGGGCAAGGTGGGCTTTGTTAACTGATTTTTGGTTCTGATATCTTGAAGAACGTCTCGCTCCCTTATGCAGTCGTACTGATGTATTCGTTTTGTTGATGGTGGCAATTTTAATATCCTAAGACAACATGGGGAGAAAAACAAGAGAGCTGACTTAGCTTCCTTAACTCGTTCATCAGATCTTTTAAATTCTATTATTCATACTAATGGACCGAGAAAGACTCATTTGAATTCTGAAGCTTATACTTTTCTAATCATCAATTCAAAAATTAGATAGTCCTTATAAGGTATCTCCAACGCGACGATCCATTTGCACACCCCGTGTCCGCTTGTATCTGCATGAGAGGGCAACGTCTGCGGCGACCCAAACAGACCGGTGCCTGTTTTGGTGTCGGTATGGACCCATTTCAGTATTTGAGCTGGACTTATGGTGGATAGCTCAAGAGTTCGAGTCGGCCCTCAGCGTGTCCGCCCGGCCAGCACCGGCCAGTGAACCAGTCCTTTTTATAATGGGGCCGCGTCGCTTTCCATTCCTATTGTGCCACCCTATCCGCTCCTTGCCGTCCTTCCTCTCTAGCATTGGCCCCGCAACTGTCATGGCGGAAATAACGAAGAAATGGTGTAGCAGACGCACGAAGAACGACACAAGTCAGGATCCTCGTCAGGGACATGACGTTGTGGCTCCCCCTCCGTACATGGAGGCGCATGTGGCAGCTCCACCGACACCAACGACTGCGGACGACCCCTGGTCACCTTGGCCGTTGTGGAAAAAGGGTACAACGGGCCGTCTTAGAATCCAGCGATGAGTACAGATGGCACCTGCATCGACACTGGCACCTAGCACCGAGGAACACACC contains the following coding sequences:
- the LOC124707330 gene encoding GDSL esterase/lipase At5g55050-like; the encoded protein is MKGLVLLGLAVVALAAGAGVAQPVVPAVFVLGDSTLDVGNNNYLPGEDVPRANVPFYGIDFPSGAKPTGRFSNGYNIADYIAKNLGFERSPLAYLVLKSRNYLIPSALTRGVSYASAGAGILDSTNAGNNIPLSKQVLYFASTKAEMEAAWGTRKVSMLLAKSFFLLGIGSNDLFQTNPKSPAEVAALYATLVSNYSTAITDLYGLGARKFGIINVGPVGCVPRVRILNVTGACNDALNLYAAGLAAAVKSALTTLAPKLPGFAYSLADSFAASQAIFSNPQSVGFMSSDSACCGSGRLGAEGPCIKNATLCGNRDTYFFWDSVHSTQRAAELGADGVFNGPDQLTTPISFKQLAYNI